A genomic window from Sanguibacter antarcticus includes:
- the thiS gene encoding sulfur carrier protein ThiS translates to MTRVLLNGQEHRLTGPADLASVVASLAPARAPAPSAGGCGTAPPTGIAAAVNDRVVPRSRWASTLLDDDDRIEIVTAVQGG, encoded by the coding sequence ATGACCCGCGTCCTGCTCAACGGCCAGGAGCACCGGCTCACCGGTCCGGCAGACCTCGCGTCCGTCGTGGCGTCTCTCGCGCCTGCGCGTGCCCCGGCGCCTTCTGCGGGCGGGTGCGGGACTGCGCCCCCGACAGGCATCGCTGCTGCGGTCAACGACCGGGTGGTCCCGCGGTCCAGGTGGGCGAGCACGCTCCTCGACGACGACGACCGCATCGAGATCGTCACCGCGGTCCAGGGCGGGTGA
- a CDS encoding thiazole synthase, translating into MSRVDTVGAEGSEATAVPDALVIAGVPLGSRLVMGTGGAPNLAHLESALVASGTELTTVAMRRVTRDAGPPGAGTVWDMLARNGIRPLPNTAGCFNAREAVLTAELAREACGTDWIKLEVLADEITLLPDPIELVVAAEQLVRAGFVVLPYTNDDPVLARKLQDVGCAAVMPLGSPIGSGLGILNPRNIAAIADRSAVPVVLDAGVGTASDAALAMELGCDGVLLASAVTRAADPVRMAHAMRLAVEAGRLAASAGRIPRREQALASSPTQGLLDLAL; encoded by the coding sequence GTGAGCAGGGTGGACACGGTCGGCGCGGAAGGCTCCGAGGCGACAGCCGTGCCGGATGCGCTCGTCATCGCGGGCGTGCCCCTGGGGTCGCGCCTCGTCATGGGCACGGGCGGCGCACCGAACCTCGCGCACCTCGAGTCCGCGCTCGTCGCCTCCGGGACCGAGCTGACCACCGTCGCGATGCGTCGGGTGACCCGGGACGCCGGGCCTCCCGGGGCTGGCACGGTGTGGGACATGCTCGCCCGGAACGGCATCCGCCCGCTGCCCAACACGGCCGGGTGCTTCAACGCACGCGAAGCCGTGCTCACGGCCGAGCTGGCACGCGAGGCGTGCGGGACCGACTGGATCAAGCTCGAGGTCCTCGCCGACGAGATCACGCTGCTCCCGGACCCGATCGAGCTCGTGGTCGCAGCCGAGCAGCTCGTCCGCGCAGGCTTCGTCGTGCTGCCGTACACGAACGACGACCCGGTCCTCGCGCGCAAGCTCCAGGACGTCGGCTGTGCGGCCGTCATGCCGTTGGGGTCCCCCATCGGCTCCGGGCTCGGGATCCTCAACCCGCGCAACATCGCAGCGATCGCGGACCGGTCCGCCGTCCCCGTCGTCCTCGACGCCGGGGTCGGCACGGCGTCGGACGCGGCGCTCGCGATGGAGCTCGGGTGCGACGGGGTGCTCCTCGCGTCTGCCGTCACGCGCGCAGCCGACCCGGTCCGCATGGCGCACGCCATGCGGCTCGCTGTCGAGGCAGGCCGACTGGCGGCGTCGGCGGGCAGGATCCCGCGCCGGGAGCAGGCTCTCGCGTCGTCGCCGACACAGGGGCTCCTCGACCTCGCGCTCTGA